From the Gemmatimonadota bacterium genome, one window contains:
- a CDS encoding ATP-dependent 6-phosphofructokinase yields MSTDIRRIAVNTGGGDAPGLNAVIRAVVLSAERLGWEVFGIRESYDGLFDGDGVVPLDRAAVRGITHQGGTILGTTNRGNPLRWPVEAEDGSVTYVDRSQDVIDALAERGIDALIAIGGDGSLKIAHTLFQKGLKVVGVPKTIDNDLAATNLTFGFLTAVETATDAIDKLHSTAEAHQRVMVVEVMGRHAGWIALFSGVAGSADVILIPEIPYDLDRVCDKIEERYVVERREFAIVVVAEGAFPVGGKPLFQQAGRGQERLGGMAHRVAMDIEDRTGRENRHLVLGHLQRGGGPNSYDRLLALRFGAAAVKLVRDGRFGCMVALDPPDVLAVPLGQAIATIKTVPLDGDIIQTARALGTCMGD; encoded by the coding sequence CGCCGTCATTCGAGCGGTGGTGCTGTCCGCCGAGCGGCTCGGATGGGAGGTGTTCGGCATTCGGGAAAGCTACGACGGGCTGTTCGACGGAGACGGCGTCGTCCCTCTCGACCGAGCTGCGGTGCGCGGTATCACCCATCAGGGCGGGACGATTCTGGGCACGACGAATCGGGGGAATCCCCTGCGATGGCCGGTAGAGGCAGAGGACGGCTCGGTGACCTACGTCGACCGATCACAAGACGTCATTGACGCGTTGGCGGAGCGGGGGATCGACGCGCTGATCGCGATCGGAGGCGATGGCTCACTCAAGATCGCGCACACGCTCTTCCAGAAGGGTCTCAAGGTGGTGGGCGTGCCCAAGACGATCGACAACGATCTCGCCGCCACCAACCTCACGTTCGGCTTCCTGACCGCAGTCGAGACCGCGACGGACGCCATCGATAAGCTCCATTCCACGGCAGAGGCGCACCAGCGGGTCATGGTCGTCGAGGTGATGGGGCGCCACGCGGGGTGGATCGCGCTCTTCTCCGGGGTCGCCGGTAGCGCCGATGTCATCTTGATCCCGGAAATCCCCTATGATCTCGACCGCGTCTGTGACAAGATCGAAGAACGCTACGTCGTCGAGCGCCGCGAGTTCGCGATCGTGGTGGTCGCCGAGGGTGCGTTCCCGGTGGGCGGCAAGCCGCTCTTCCAGCAGGCCGGCCGCGGCCAGGAGCGGTTGGGGGGCATGGCTCATAGAGTCGCGATGGACATCGAGGACCGTACGGGCCGCGAGAACCGCCACCTGGTGCTCGGCCACCTACAGCGGGGGGGTGGCCCGAATTCATACGACCGACTGCTGGCGCTTCGCTTCGGCGCCGCCGCCGTCAAACTGGTGCGAGACGGGCGCTTCGGATGTATGGTCGCGCTCGATCCACCTGATGTGCTGGCTGTCCCGCTCGGTCAGGCGATCGCAACAATCAAGACCGTGCCCTTGGACGGCGACATCATTCAGACCGCCAGGGCCTTGGGAACCTGCATGGGAGACTGA